In Acinetobacter wanghuae, the sequence CAAATCACGCCTTCTTTTAAGACAATTCCCCCTAAAATAAGTAAGACCAACACGATCAAAGACTGCCGTTTTAAGATCTGACCATCACTGGCATTTCGATTAAATGACAAAATGTATTCACTGATTGCGCCCACACTTAAAGGAAATAAGATGAGAAATGACATCGACATCATTTTTCCGGTATAACGTGCTAACAATGAGATAATTAAAAAATACAACATTGCCAGCACAAAGATGGGAAGAACGACTTTAATGAAAGGACGTTTACTGTACTGCGATTCAATTTAAAGTTTTGGCGAATGGTCTTTTAGGCAAATCAACTTATGGTGCGGATAATCTACCGCTTTATAAATTTCAATTTTTTGATAATGATCACTCAGTTGTTGATAAAAAGCTTGCTCAAATTCTGCCGTCCAATCCAACTCTAAAATAAGCACCTCGTGTTCTTGCATAAGAACATCAAAATATTGTTGTAATTTTTCCATTTTATAGCGATATATTATTTATATCTTGACATATTGCCTGAAGTTACCGTTCTAAAACAATAACTTCAGATTTTTTTAAACTTGAAAAATTAAAACTTCATACTGATTCGAGCCCAGTAATTCCGTCCAATATTATTAAATTGTTCAGTGGTGGGTAAGCCTGTACCTGATGCACCCATTTTATTTAGGTGCTCGGTATAAGCGCGGTCGAGCACATTGTCGATGCCAACTGAAAGATCCACACCATTAGATAGGTTATACGTACCATTTAAAGACAAAGTACCAAAGCCTGAACTTTTCTTATTGTCATAACCTACGATGTTACCTTCACGTTCACTTATCCGATTTTGACTATCGGCCATGCGCCAATAAGCACCCAAAGTGTAACGGTCTTGAATGTAACGAAGATTCACGCGACCTTCTAAGGGTGCAATTTGTGGCAACGGCGTATTGTTCGTAGTGTTTTCACCCCATGCATACATGACACTCACATCTGCCTGAATCGCATCGGTAAACTGATAACCAACCCCTGCTTCTGCACCTGCAATGACGGCATCAACATTTCGTGTCTCGGCTTTATCGTCTGCATTGTATTTGGTCAAGATAAAATCTTGGATCAAACCTGTATACGCTGATGCCCAAGAACTGAAATTACCATGCGCATGTTGATAGCCTAAATCCAACTGTAGCGTTTTCTCGGTATCGATACTTTTAAAGGTATTTGAATTGCCATTGCCTGATACAGGACTAAAGAGTTCCCAATAATCTGGCATACGTTCTACATAACCAAGTCCGATATAAGTTTTGCCATCGTCATGTTCAGGGTGAATATTTTCAAAACGCAAGAAAGCACTTGGTAATAACTGTTGACGCGATTGATGACTTTGAACTGCATTGACATCAACCTGATCTAAACGTAGACCTGTGACAAATTGATTATCGTTGCCTAGGTCATAGGTCAGCTCACCAAATGCGCCGATGGATTGGAATTCCATATCCGTCTGACGGGGCTGCTTTTTATAACTGTTATGCATCCCCTTACGAATGCTATGTTCATTGTTTTGCGTATCGACACCTGAAATCAGTGTGATCTTTTCCCATTCACTTGTCATGGCAACACGTGCATTGAGTGTTTTACGTGCCACATTGGTTGCCATTGGCATCTTCATCATGGGGGTTGGCGTAAATTCACGTAGGCTGAAATTATCCATGACATGGTCATTAAAATTGTAATTGACTTGCGCCTCAATTTTTTTGATCACATCGCTGATGTTTTTCTTTTCAACACGCAGTCCTAAACTTTCACGCGCAAATTTGGAGCCGTCCATCTCACGCCCCGCATACACCGCTTCACCATCGGCTTTACCACCGGTGAGTTCAAGCCATGTATCTTTATCAGGTGTCCAACCCAAAGCGATGTCTGTATTCCAACGCTCCCAATCTGATGGAACAGTCGTGCCATTACCATCTTTATAACTATTAGATACTGAACGATTGGTATTCAAGCGAACATATTTTTTCTCATCGCCTGCTGCGACTTCAATATTCTGATCTAAACGTCCAAACGAACCGAGTAATACACTGGCTTGACCGCGGTAATTTTTATTTTCATCAAACTGTTCAGGTGTACGCTCAAAAATGACTGTCGCTGCTGAACCGGTGTTGGCATATTGAACCGTTTGCGGACCTTTAATCACAGAAATACGATCATAGCTTTCAGGAGAAATATAAGACGTCGGTGAATCCATACGACTTGGACATGCGCCTAAGTTTTCTGTGCCATCGGTGAGAATTTTAATGCGCGAACCAAACATACCACGGAATGTCACGTCACCATTGGTGCCTGCCCCACTGTTTACCGCGCTAAAGCCGACAATACTTTGTAAATAGTCTGCGCCATCGGTTGCAGGAACTGGCTGAATCGGCTGTTTAGGATCGGCACGAACAATTAAACCATTGGCATCACGCTCCATTTGGGTAGTAACCACAATAGGCGCTAGTGTGTGTACAGGCATTACATCATCTGCTGTCGTCTGCACATTGGCAAAAACGAGTGGTGAATAACATGCAATGCAAATCGCAGCCGTAAGCGGCTGTAACAAGAATGTAGGCTGAGCCATTTTCTATCTCACTGAATACATAAATTAAGCAGGACTTGAATCAATGAAGACTCAAGAAAAAACGGATTTATGCAAACAGTGGTGGCGCACGCCCTTGAGGCATTAAAAAGAGTTGCTGAAGGACAAACCAAATGTGCTTAAAGGCTTTTTGAAATGCAATTAAGCGCACTTGAATACGATCAAGAACTTCTTTGATATCTAGATGCGGTGGCAAAACCAAATTGCCGTACACGGTACAGTACTGACATTGATGACTTGGATCATGATGGTCATGACCAGTATCTAGAGATTGGACATGCATGCTGTGGTCAGCATGATGTGAATGAGATGTATGTTTTGCTTCTGATGTAGGCAATAAAAGTGCACGCGTGATGGTTTCACAGACTGGTGCAATTTGATATTGCACAGGCAGCAAAGGCTGTAAAAACACAGCAATCTGTAAAAATACCGCTGTCAGACACAGCAGTAATCCAGCACGAAAAAACACAAGCGAACCTTGATATTTGTCTAAGCCAAGTATAACAAAGCCCAATCAAAATTGGGCTTTGTAACAGATCAAAAACACCAAAAAGCGTTTTAGCGTTTTACTGCAACTTTTTCTTTTTGGCGTTGACGTGCTGCTTTTTCAATTTTTTCACGCGCACGTTGGCGTTTCAACGGCGATAGATAATCAACAAATAATTTACCATTTAAGTGATCCATCTCATGTTGAATGCACACTGCAAGCAGCTCATCAGCTTCCAACTCGAAGGCTTCACCATCAAGATTAATCGCCTCGATTTTTACACGTGACGGACGCTCAACTTTATCGTATATTTGAGGTACAGATAGACAGCCTTCTTCATATGGCTGTGTTTCTTCAGTTAAGGGTGTTATTTTGGGGTTAATAAACACCAATGGTTGATCTTTATTTTCAGATAAGTCCATGACAATCAGCTGAATATGACGATCTACTTGAGTCGCAGCTAAACCAATGCCTGGCGCTTCATACATGGTTTCAAACATATCTGCAGCGAGCTGACGAATTTCATCAGTGACTTCTTCGACTGGTTGTGCAATGGTACGAAGACGGGGATCGGGGAAACTTAAAATAGGTAATAAGGCCATACTGCGTCCTCAATTATGCCATTGATCAAAAAACCAAATGAAGGGAATGCTTCATCAAAAAAATCGGTGTAAGATCTTTATTATAACGCAACTACATACATAATTTTAGGAATTATGATAATGAAAAAGGTTTTCGTGGGCACGCCAATTTTTAGTGCTGTGGGGTTAAAAAAACAAATGCTTGCACTCGCGGTTTCTGTCGGTGTGAGCTTAGGAACTGTGTCCATTGCTGAGGCAGCACCGGCACGTAATATTAATCCGCCATCGCTTAAAGCAAATGCACCTCAAGTTTATGTCGTCAAAAAAGGCGATACACTTTGGGATATTTCCAAAAAATTCTTGAAAAACCCAGTACGCTGGCGTGAAATTTGGGCAAGCAACCGACACGTTAAAAATCCGCACTGGATTTTCCCGGGTGACCGCCTACTCATGTGTACCTATAACGGCAAACCGATTATTGGTAAAGATGAAGGTGATGGTTGTGCCGGCATCATCAGTCGTTATACAGGTAGTACAAAAGTAGAACCACAAATTCGTGTTGAGTCACTCAACAATACGATTCCTGTTATTCCGCTCCAACATATTAAAAACTGGCTACAACACAGCATGATTCTGCCTGCCGATACATTGGACGGCGTGCCTTATATTATTGGTGCAGCAGATGAACGCGTATTGGCTGCAAAAGACCAAACTGTTTATGCCCGTGGAAATGGCTTAGTCGTAGGTCAACGCTATGCGGTCTATCACGAAGGCGAACCGTACATTTTCACTGATGCCAACGGCGTGAAATACAATGCAGGCGTAGAACTCAACCAAGTCGCATCCGCTGTTGCTGTACGTGGTCAAGATGGAATTACAACGCTTGAACTCACTGACAGTTATGATCGTGAAGTGCGTCGCGGTGATCGTGTTCTACCTGAATATGACCCAATGCTACCAAGCTTATTCTATCCAACCAGCGCGGATAACATCACTCCGGGTGGTATTGTCGTTCGAGTTCAAGGCTCTATTGGCACAGCAGCGCGCCATAGTGTCGTCACGATTGACCGTGGAACAACCCATGGCGTTCAAATCGGTGATGTATTCAATGTGAATAAACAAGGTCAAATTGTCACTGACCCTAAAACCCAAGAACGTATTGCACTTCCAACAGAACAAGTCGGTAGCATCATGGTGTTTAAAGCATTTGATAATTTAAGCTATGCCTATGTATTGGAAAGTGCTTTACCGATGAAAGTGGGTTCAAGCATTCAACCGCCATTACTTGATGAATAAGCCCTAAAACATTTCAATCTGTTCATAAGTTTAAGTCAAAATTTGGCTTAAACTTAGCCCAATAATAAGAAGACGTTATTTATAGGTCTCGATATGCTGAACTCGTTATCAAAGATGCAATTAGACACACTCACCTTATGGTATTTGGTTCAGCATTCACTTTCGAGCTTCTATAAAATTCGTGCTCATTATGCGCATTTGGCTGAAGCCATTCAGCCAGATCAAACCGCTGTTTGGCAATCTTTAGGTATTCATGCCAATCATGTACAGCGGCTTCAAGATTTCCACCAAGAAGAATCACAACGTAAATTTGAACGCTGCATTGCGCTTACACAACAATATTGTGACTTCATCTTACTCGATACAGATATTGATTATCCGCAGCAACTTAGTCATTACTCTGATAAGCCCCCGATCCTGTTTGGACAAGGTCAAGCAGATAGCTTGTTACAGGCACAAATCGCAATTGTAGGCAGCCGCAAGCCCAGTCATCATGGTCGCCAAGTGGCTTATGATTTTGCCTTTTACTTAAGTGAGCAAGGCTTTTATATCAATAGTGGACTGGCACAAGGCATTGATGAAGCAGCCCATCGTGCTGGTCTTTTGCATCAGCGTACTATCGCCGTGATGGGTACAGGACTTGATCAGACTTATCCCTCTTCGAATCAAGTATTACGCCAACAACTATTAGCAGAAGGCGGCACAGTCATTACTGAGTTTTTGCCTGAGACTCCGCCACTTCAGCATCATTTTCCACGGCGTAATCGTATTGTTAGTGGATTAAGCCTAGGCGTGATTGTGGCGGAAGCGACCTTAAAGAGTGGCTCGCTCATTACGGCAAAACTCGCAGCGGAACAAGGCAAAACTATTTTTGCGATTCCGGGACATATTTACAGTGAACATCATCAAGGTTGCCACCAACTGATTCGGGAAGGTGCGATTTTGATCGACCATCCGCAACAAGTGATTGAAGACTTAGCCCTCGCCACACAATGGCAATCCTTACAAAATGAGATACATCGTGAAGCACCCACAGTTGAGACAACTCATATTCCAGCGCATTTAATTGCGCTTTACAATCAATTGGATTGGGTGGGACAAGATCTAGATCAGCTGAGTTTACAACTACAATTCGATGTTGCGTCATTAACAGCACAATTGATGGAACTGGAACTTTTAGGTCTATGCACGCAGCAATCGGGAATGTTTGTGCGTTGTCGTCCACACAAATAAGGTTCACAATAATGACTTATTGTCATTTTATTAAAGGACTCTCCCATGATTACCACCTCTGTTGCTGAAGCAGCGAAAGCCCTGCAAGCGGGTGAGGTATTGGCATATCCGACAGAAGCTGTATGGGGTTTGGGCTGTGACCCATTCAATGAACAAGCATTTTCAGAAATTCTACGTCTAAAACAACGTCCGATTGAAAAAGGCGTGATTTTATTGGCAGCCAATATTGCACAAGTTGAACATTTATTTGCAGGGCTGTCTGAAACAACCAAAGCACAGATTATTGATTCATGGACCAATCGCGGCCCTTCAGAACGTGCCACTACGTGGTTATTGCCTGCAAGTAGCGACATTCCAACATGGATTAAAGGTAACCATCCTAAAGTCGCTGTTCGAGTCACCACACATCCTTTATGTGTCGCGCTTTGTCAGGCATTTGGCGGTTTTATCGTATCAACCAGTGCCAATCCTGCCGGACTTGAACCTGCGCGCTCACTACAAGATTCCATTGCGTATTTTGAACAAGATTTGCATTATTTAAATGGTGATTTAGGCTTGAGCCAACAACCAAGTCGAATTTTGGATGCAGTAACAGGTGAAGTGATTCGCGCTTAAGCGAATCACCTTCTATATATTGAAAATAAGACAAAAGTTTAAGACAAAAAAAAGCTCAGCCATATAGGGACGGCTGAGCATAAAAAAGGATGTGCATAAATCACATCCAGAGGGTTCGAAAATCTCTGGGAGTTTGATAATTCAGGAAATTTTCTGAGTCATCATTCTCGATGGACGTATTATGGGAGAAAGCTTGAACAACAACAAATACAATAAAATGATCTATTAATAGCTATTAACTATTAATAGAATGAATGATTCAAGTAAAATTCAAAATATCTTGCTATTTTTACTTCAATTTTAAAAATAAGCTTATTTTTAAAGAGCTGCTTTTCAGTTAAAAAAATAAGCCAAACAAGTGAAACCAATATAAAAAAGACTATTCGATTGTTTATTTTTTAATCAATACTGCAAAATTCATATGAATGATCACGTCAATTTTGGCTTGGGACTATATTGCGCCAACAAAATCCCGAGCAAAATGACCACGCCACCCACAGTATGATAAATCGTCCACGATTCGCCTAACCATACATACGCAATCATGGCAGTGAAAATAGGCATGAGGTTCATAAAGATACTACTGCGATTAGGTCCAAGCTGTTGTACCGCCATCATCCACAATAAAGGTGCGGCAATTGAAGGAAAAATACCAGCATAGGCAATACTTGCCACATTATTCACATTAATCGCATCCAATCCCATAAATGCAATGAATGGCAGATGCATGATTAAAGCAAAACAGATTTGAATATATAAGCTTGAAACCAACGGAATTTGAATTTGCCATTTTTTGAGTAAAACCCCGTAGCAGGCATAGAAAAAGACCGCAAGCAGCATCATTAAATCGCCAATATAACTATCCCCGAGCGAAAGTACATGTGCCCACTGCCCTTGTGCCATCACATACATCAGCCCAATTAAAGACAATAGACTGCCTAAAATTGCAGTGATTGAGGGGCGAATTTTTAAAATAAACACGCCCACAATAATGGTAAACACGGGAATAAAGGCATTAATCAGCCCCATATTGGTTGCACTGGTATAATGTGCCGAGCTATAAGCCAAACCTTGATAAAACACCATGCCCAAAGCACCGAGGAGTGCCAGATGTCCTAAATAAGGACGAATGTCAGGCCATTGTTTTTTGATGCACCTATATACAAAAGGCGTCATGACCAAGAATGCTAAAACCCAACGATAAAAACTAATACTTAACGGAGAAATATAGTCAGCTACATAACGATTGACCGTCATATTCAAAGACCAAATTAAAACCGCCATCAATGGCAAGAGAAAAGCCCATGCCATCGTTTTTTGTTGCTGTGTCATAGCACCCTAACCCACTGTCTGATCTTTTATAAACATAAAGATCTTTATATTGCTGTACAGCATAATGGAATTGTCATGTGATTTTCAGCTTTTGTCTGTGATTTAAATCGATTGTTTACGGCTCTCATCTTGTACTTCAAATCAATACCCGTTAAAACATGGGGTAAACAACAATCTATTGATAGGACATTCAATGAGTACTTCTGTTTACGATATTCCAGTGAAAACCATTCAAGGTAACGAAACCACGCTCAACCAATATGAAGGGAAAGTCCTATTGATTGTGAATACAGCGTCTAAATGTGGTTTAACGCCACAATATGAAGGGTTGCAAAAACTGTATGCGGCTGAAAAAGCTAATGGTTTAGAGATTCTTGGTTTTCCATCGAATGACTTTTTAGCGCAAGAGCCAGGCAGCGAAGCAGATATTCAAGAGTTCTGCTCGCTTAATTATCAAGTTGAATTCCCACTGTTTGCGAAAATTCCAGTGGTGGGCGATGCCAAACATCCGCTTTATGCGGCTCTTACCCAAGCCATTCCTGAACGTATTGGTGAAGGTCCTTGGCATAAAGATTTAGTGGATTACGGTCTTACCCCAAATGAGCCACCTGAAGTGCTATGGAACTTTGAAAAATTCTTGGTCAACAAGCAAGGTGAAGTTGTGGCACGCTTTGCTCCGGATATTACAGCGGATGACGCCCGTATTGTCGATGCCATCCAAGCTGAACTTTCGAAGTAAGACTCATCATTGTGTCAGTATTTTGCCAAGCGCAAGGTACTGACATTTCTAATTTTTCAAAATTTAAAATAACAAAGGCTCTTTTCTCAATCTTCTTAATTTCTTCTTTATTTTTATATTTCACCTACATCGCATTCACCATTACTCACCAGATGACGCCTATGATCAACCTATCAACCCAATGCCATAGATCATCAAGGTGACGTATGAATACATTTTTAAAAGCAATTGTTTTATCAATTTCGACTGCTTTAGTTGCCGCACCGGTGATGGCTGCTCCGCAAGAACACCAACCGAATAAGCATTATACGCAGCAACAACATAAAGCACCGATGCAACCACAACAACTGCATAAAAACCCACACCATAAACCTGTTGCTAAAAAAGCGATTAATCCATCACGCGATTGGAGAGTCGGTCAAAAAGTTCCGAATCAACACTTTAGTCAATCCTATAAAGTGGATCATAAACAGTATAAAAAATTGAGTAAACCGGGCAGAAACCAGCAATGGATTAAAGTAAATGGCGACTACATTTTGACGAACGTAAAAACGCATAACATTATTAAAATCATTGCGGGTTAATACCCACAATCTCGGTGAAGGAAGAGCGCTACGGCGCTCTTTTTTATTTTTTGATCAATCAAACCAAGAGTTTTGTTGTGGCTTTGCAATTCTTCACCGTATCTGCCACATTGGTGTTTATATTCATTCATATGCGATTTCACTTGAGCCTCTCATGAAAAATATAATTCAGAACAGCGTGTTGCCTTTTGCTTTATTTGCCGGTGCACTGGCACTTTTCGGTTGCGACCAAGTCGCCGCCCCTGAATCGCATAGCCAAACGACTGAATCTGAAACGACAGTTGCAACATCAGCGCAAAGCCAAGAGCAAGCAGTCGAACTCAAAAGCGGCAATATGTTTTATATCATTCGTGATGTCGCAGATTTTCAGCTAAAAGCTGGCGATTATGTCGAACAGCTCAAACAAACCCAAACTGAATTACAAACTGCGGTGAATGCTCAAGATACTGCACAGCTTCAGCAAACAGCGACCGCACTCGAATCGCAATTAAAAGGCTTTAATGACGCATTGACCGGCTTAAATTTAAAAAGTCAGGAAATTGATCAAGTTCGCTCTAAAATTATGACGGCCAATGAACAAGTCTTAGCTTCACCGTTCTTAAATGGCGATGTAGATTTAAGTAAAGTTGATTTCAAACAAATTGAACAACAAATGGGAAATGTTCAATCCGAAATGATCAAACTTGCTGGCATGTTGCTTGAAAATGGCGGCAATACAGCAGAAGAATCGAGTGACAATAGCTAAAATTCGTAATGCATCTTTGAGATGTATCGACTCTCATTCATAAGCTTACAGTTTTAATATAGATCGCGTGCTGAAAGCTATTTACAGTCAATGTAATAAATAGCCATAACGATGATTCAAACTGTGGAGCTTATGCATGTCGAATCCTTTGATTTACAGTGTTGTTCCGATCGAGTTTCGACTAGATCTTAAAGATCCTTTTATTTTTTGCGCCCATCACATTGACCATTACCCCAAAGGCAATGCTGATTTAGGCCCTGCCACCCCTGCACTCAATAAAGAATACAACATGTATTATGGTGAGACCGTTCCCGGTTTCCCTGAGCATCCACATACCGGTTTTGAAACCATCACGTTGGTCGAACAAGGTTATGTCGATCATTTTGACTCTTTAGGAAATGCTGGACGTTATACCGAAGGTGATGTGCAATGGCTCACCACAGGCAATGGGGTTGAACATTGTGAAATGTTTCCTTTGCTGCATGAAGACCGTGAAAATCCGTTT encodes:
- a CDS encoding TonB-dependent copper receptor, coding for MAQPTFLLQPLTAAICIACYSPLVFANVQTTADDVMPVHTLAPIVVTTQMERDANGLIVRADPKQPIQPVPATDGADYLQSIVGFSAVNSGAGTNGDVTFRGMFGSRIKILTDGTENLGACPSRMDSPTSYISPESYDRISVIKGPQTVQYANTGSAATVIFERTPEQFDENKNYRGQASVLLGSFGRLDQNIEVAAGDEKKYVRLNTNRSVSNSYKDGNGTTVPSDWERWNTDIALGWTPDKDTWLELTGGKADGEAVYAGREMDGSKFARESLGLRVEKKNISDVIKKIEAQVNYNFNDHVMDNFSLREFTPTPMMKMPMATNVARKTLNARVAMTSEWEKITLISGVDTQNNEHSIRKGMHNSYKKQPRQTDMEFQSIGAFGELTYDLGNDNQFVTGLRLDQVDVNAVQSHQSRQQLLPSAFLRFENIHPEHDDGKTYIGLGYVERMPDYWELFSPVSGNGNSNTFKSIDTEKTLQLDLGYQHAHGNFSSWASAYTGLIQDFILTKYNADDKAETRNVDAVIAGAEAGVGYQFTDAIQADVSVMYAWGENTTNNTPLPQIAPLEGRVNLRYIQDRYTLGAYWRMADSQNRISEREGNIVGYDNKKSSGFGTLSLNGTYNLSNGVDLSVGIDNVLDRAYTEHLNKMGASGTGLPTTEQFNNIGRNYWARISMKF
- a CDS encoding DUF2946 family protein; this translates as MFFRAGLLLCLTAVFLQIAVFLQPLLPVQYQIAPVCETITRALLLPTSEAKHTSHSHHADHSMHVQSLDTGHDHHDPSHQCQYCTVYGNLVLPPHLDIKEVLDRIQVRLIAFQKAFKHIWFVLQQLFLMPQGRAPPLFA
- the def gene encoding peptide deformylase, whose product is MALLPILSFPDPRLRTIAQPVEEVTDEIRQLAADMFETMYEAPGIGLAATQVDRHIQLIVMDLSENKDQPLVFINPKITPLTEETQPYEEGCLSVPQIYDKVERPSRVKIEAINLDGEAFELEADELLAVCIQHEMDHLNGKLFVDYLSPLKRQRAREKIEKAARQRQKEKVAVKR
- a CDS encoding LysM peptidoglycan-binding domain-containing protein, whose translation is MKKVFVGTPIFSAVGLKKQMLALAVSVGVSLGTVSIAEAAPARNINPPSLKANAPQVYVVKKGDTLWDISKKFLKNPVRWREIWASNRHVKNPHWIFPGDRLLMCTYNGKPIIGKDEGDGCAGIISRYTGSTKVEPQIRVESLNNTIPVIPLQHIKNWLQHSMILPADTLDGVPYIIGAADERVLAAKDQTVYARGNGLVVGQRYAVYHEGEPYIFTDANGVKYNAGVELNQVASAVAVRGQDGITTLELTDSYDREVRRGDRVLPEYDPMLPSLFYPTSADNITPGGIVVRVQGSIGTAARHSVVTIDRGTTHGVQIGDVFNVNKQGQIVTDPKTQERIALPTEQVGSIMVFKAFDNLSYAYVLESALPMKVGSSIQPPLLDE
- the dprA gene encoding DNA-processing protein DprA: MLNSLSKMQLDTLTLWYLVQHSLSSFYKIRAHYAHLAEAIQPDQTAVWQSLGIHANHVQRLQDFHQEESQRKFERCIALTQQYCDFILLDTDIDYPQQLSHYSDKPPILFGQGQADSLLQAQIAIVGSRKPSHHGRQVAYDFAFYLSEQGFYINSGLAQGIDEAAHRAGLLHQRTIAVMGTGLDQTYPSSNQVLRQQLLAEGGTVITEFLPETPPLQHHFPRRNRIVSGLSLGVIVAEATLKSGSLITAKLAAEQGKTIFAIPGHIYSEHHQGCHQLIREGAILIDHPQQVIEDLALATQWQSLQNEIHREAPTVETTHIPAHLIALYNQLDWVGQDLDQLSLQLQFDVASLTAQLMELELLGLCTQQSGMFVRCRPHK
- a CDS encoding Sua5/YciO/YrdC/YwlC family protein produces the protein MITTSVAEAAKALQAGEVLAYPTEAVWGLGCDPFNEQAFSEILRLKQRPIEKGVILLAANIAQVEHLFAGLSETTKAQIIDSWTNRGPSERATTWLLPASSDIPTWIKGNHPKVAVRVTTHPLCVALCQAFGGFIVSTSANPAGLEPARSLQDSIAYFEQDLHYLNGDLGLSQQPSRILDAVTGEVIRA
- a CDS encoding DMT family transporter → MTQQQKTMAWAFLLPLMAVLIWSLNMTVNRYVADYISPLSISFYRWVLAFLVMTPFVYRCIKKQWPDIRPYLGHLALLGALGMVFYQGLAYSSAHYTSATNMGLINAFIPVFTIIVGVFILKIRPSITAILGSLLSLIGLMYVMAQGQWAHVLSLGDSYIGDLMMLLAVFFYACYGVLLKKWQIQIPLVSSLYIQICFALIMHLPFIAFMGLDAINVNNVASIAYAGIFPSIAAPLLWMMAVQQLGPNRSSIFMNLMPIFTAMIAYVWLGESWTIYHTVGGVVILLGILLAQYSPKPKLT
- a CDS encoding glutathione peroxidase, with the protein product MSTSVYDIPVKTIQGNETTLNQYEGKVLLIVNTASKCGLTPQYEGLQKLYAAEKANGLEILGFPSNDFLAQEPGSEADIQEFCSLNYQVEFPLFAKIPVVGDAKHPLYAALTQAIPERIGEGPWHKDLVDYGLTPNEPPEVLWNFEKFLVNKQGEVVARFAPDITADDARIVDAIQAELSK
- a CDS encoding RcnB family protein, whose product is MNTFLKAIVLSISTALVAAPVMAAPQEHQPNKHYTQQQHKAPMQPQQLHKNPHHKPVAKKAINPSRDWRVGQKVPNQHFSQSYKVDHKQYKKLSKPGRNQQWIKVNGDYILTNVKTHNIIKIIAG